One segment of Streptosporangium brasiliense DNA contains the following:
- a CDS encoding S8 family peptidase, translating to MRLRRLMAGAAVLAVTATTFAITPGTASAVSASSPQALPGTFPQALSGTLQTAPEADEPTQAETRKALEAFENKVRVIIDTKTSSQVGGVAEDLKAEGDKVLLQEAAESFLVAVVDKTDVAQLKKEPEVESVKVDTLTFPSLLTSTKVIGADKVHASGVTGGGQAVAVIDTGVDRDHPFLAGRIAAEACFSTSTIKDIAISLCPNFGSKQIGPGAADAETPNCYSLIQRGNLCSHGTHVAGIAAGKLTPGAPADGVAPGAGVIAIQVFSKIYDGGPNGCGSWAEVPCIGAYQSNIRQALAHVETLTATHKIAAANMSLGGGSSATDCDRLPNGQETLPEAASLRARGVATVVAAGNEHTVGAVSWPACVSSVITVGATDDNDAVAPFSNQGKQLELFAPGVGIESSVPSDKWSGRGRNNTYDVYSGTSMAAPHVAGAFALLRQKRPDASVEELLTLLRRTGKPITYDSVEIVDREPVEVKAVTPRIDLWAALNPAPTTPTPTPTSTPTATPTATPTVTPTATPTATPTVTPTRGPSATPKPTPTPTPTPTATGRGLGDVSPIPVPDLCGRGRGSTALTAAQWAAEFRKGAGKLSDKTLLCYLSLAQNGSKVFPEATDSNSLGKAYKVLRGKGARATLDRELLAAWLNWAHGVYDGSTKVHRTTTLKSAVAVAERHRLNGKATAAQLAGAAKYLRTYVNKAK from the coding sequence GTGAGACTTCGACGTCTCATGGCGGGAGCGGCCGTCCTGGCCGTGACCGCCACCACATTCGCCATCACGCCGGGGACCGCCTCGGCCGTCTCCGCGTCGTCCCCGCAGGCGCTTCCTGGAACGTTCCCGCAGGCGCTCTCTGGAACGTTGCAGACAGCGCCGGAGGCCGACGAGCCCACCCAGGCCGAGACCAGGAAGGCCCTTGAGGCCTTCGAGAACAAGGTCCGCGTCATCATCGACACCAAGACCTCCTCCCAGGTCGGCGGCGTCGCCGAGGACCTGAAGGCCGAGGGCGACAAGGTCCTCCTGCAGGAGGCGGCGGAGTCCTTCCTGGTGGCGGTCGTCGACAAGACGGACGTCGCCCAGCTCAAGAAGGAGCCGGAGGTCGAGTCGGTCAAGGTCGACACCCTCACCTTCCCCTCGCTGCTGACGAGCACCAAGGTGATCGGCGCGGACAAGGTCCACGCCTCCGGCGTCACCGGCGGCGGCCAGGCGGTCGCGGTCATCGACACCGGCGTCGACCGCGACCACCCCTTCCTCGCGGGCCGGATCGCCGCCGAGGCGTGCTTCTCCACCTCCACCATCAAGGACATCGCGATCTCGCTCTGTCCCAACTTCGGCTCCAAGCAGATCGGGCCGGGCGCGGCCGACGCCGAGACGCCCAACTGCTACAGCCTGATCCAGCGCGGCAACCTCTGCTCCCACGGCACCCACGTGGCCGGCATCGCGGCGGGCAAGCTCACCCCGGGCGCCCCGGCCGACGGCGTCGCGCCGGGCGCGGGCGTCATCGCGATCCAGGTGTTCAGCAAGATCTACGACGGAGGGCCCAACGGCTGCGGCAGCTGGGCCGAGGTCCCCTGCATCGGGGCCTACCAGTCCAACATCCGCCAGGCGCTCGCGCACGTCGAGACGCTGACCGCGACGCACAAGATCGCCGCGGCCAACATGAGCCTGGGCGGCGGCAGCTCCGCCACGGACTGCGACCGCCTGCCGAACGGCCAGGAGACCCTCCCGGAGGCGGCCTCGCTCCGCGCCAGGGGCGTGGCGACCGTCGTCGCCGCGGGCAACGAGCACACCGTGGGCGCCGTCTCCTGGCCCGCCTGTGTCTCCAGCGTGATCACCGTCGGCGCCACCGACGACAACGACGCGGTCGCGCCGTTCTCCAACCAGGGCAAGCAGCTTGAGCTGTTCGCGCCGGGCGTGGGGATCGAATCCTCGGTCCCCAGCGACAAGTGGTCGGGCCGGGGCCGCAACAACACCTACGACGTCTACAGCGGCACCTCGATGGCCGCCCCCCACGTCGCCGGCGCCTTCGCCCTGCTCCGCCAGAAGCGGCCGGACGCCTCGGTGGAGGAGCTGCTCACGCTGCTGCGGCGGACCGGTAAGCCGATCACCTACGACAGCGTCGAGATCGTCGACCGGGAGCCGGTCGAGGTCAAGGCCGTCACGCCGCGGATCGACCTCTGGGCCGCGCTGAACCCGGCGCCGACCACCCCGACGCCGACACCGACGTCGACCCCGACCGCCACGCCCACCGCGACACCCACGGTGACGCCCACCGCGACACCCACCGCGACGCCGACGGTCACGCCGACGAGGGGGCCGTCCGCCACGCCCAAGCCGACCCCGACCCCGACCCCCACTCCGACCGCCACCGGCCGGGGCTTGGGCGACGTGAGCCCGATCCCGGTGCCGGACCTGTGCGGGCGCGGCCGGGGCAGCACCGCGCTGACCGCCGCCCAGTGGGCCGCGGAGTTCCGCAAGGGCGCCGGCAAGCTCTCCGACAAGACCCTGCTCTGCTACCTGAGCCTCGCCCAGAACGGCAGCAAGGTCTTCCCCGAGGCCACCGACTCCAACTCGCTGGGCAAGGCCTACAAGGTGCTCCGGGGCAAGGGCGCCAGGGCCACGCTGGACCGTGAGCTGCTGGCCGCCTGGCTGAACTGGGCCCACGGCGTCTACGACGGCTCCACCAAGGTCCACCGCACCACCACGCTCAAGAGCGCCGTCGCCGTCGCCGAGAGGCACCGCCTCAACGGCAAGGCGACCGCGGCGCAGCTCGCCGGCGCCGCCAAGTATCTGCGCACGTACGTCAACAAGGCGAAGTAA
- a CDS encoding DUF4328 domain-containing protein, with product MHPHSLRPLRGPATAAVATLAVAAAAEIFWVLGGPHLAPTVSRLVEEAGPQGPDGLAVAATFLLLRYLAHAVAAVAFVVWLLRARANADSLSRVPHRWPRILAVLGWFLPVLNWWIPKQIVDDVWAVSRPGGVRGEHIGKEVHSWLIWAWWVSWLLGFWVLPLAAGLLLAMGAPDSLASGSGSGAGSGFDAYGLAVTLVAAALAVAVVLRITRCQEGRRAWAGAGSPP from the coding sequence ATGCACCCCCACTCCCTGCGCCCCCTGCGGGGACCGGCCACGGCGGCGGTGGCGACGCTGGCGGTCGCCGCCGCGGCCGAGATCTTCTGGGTGCTCGGCGGGCCCCACCTCGCCCCGACGGTGAGCAGGCTGGTGGAGGAGGCGGGCCCGCAGGGGCCGGACGGCCTGGCCGTGGCCGCGACGTTCCTCCTGCTCCGGTATCTGGCCCATGCCGTCGCGGCGGTCGCCTTCGTGGTCTGGCTCCTGCGGGCCCGCGCGAACGCCGATTCCCTGAGCCGGGTCCCGCACCGCTGGCCCCGGATCCTCGCCGTGCTGGGCTGGTTCCTGCCGGTCCTCAACTGGTGGATCCCCAAGCAGATCGTGGACGACGTCTGGGCGGTCTCCCGGCCCGGCGGCGTGCGCGGCGAGCACATCGGCAAAGAGGTGCACTCGTGGCTGATCTGGGCCTGGTGGGTGTCGTGGCTGCTCGGGTTCTGGGTGCTGCCGCTGGCCGCCGGGCTGCTCCTCGCGATGGGGGCCCCGGACTCACTCGCCTCCGGGTCCGGGTCCGGGGCCGGGTCCGGGTTCGATGCCTACGGCCTCGCTGTCACGCTGGTCGCGGCGGCCCTGGCGGTCGCGGTGGTGCTGCGGATCACCAGATGTCAGGAGGGCCGCCGGGCCTGGGCCGGCGCGGGCTCTCCGCCGTGA
- a CDS encoding GNAT family N-acetyltransferase, whose translation MGQTEPQVVDNARAGRFEILVDGETAGSAVYRRAGKKLSFTHTEIDPRFEGRGLGSILARGALDAARTAGMSVLPFCPFIRGYIERHPGYLGLVPPDRRARFGLPADGPGGSSGEPDRPPAP comes from the coding sequence ATGGGTCAGACGGAACCGCAGGTCGTCGACAACGCTCGGGCCGGCCGGTTCGAGATCCTCGTCGACGGGGAGACCGCCGGGTCCGCCGTGTACAGGCGGGCAGGTAAGAAGCTGTCGTTCACCCACACGGAGATAGATCCGCGTTTCGAAGGCCGCGGACTCGGCTCGATCCTCGCGCGCGGCGCGCTCGACGCCGCCCGCACCGCCGGGATGTCGGTCCTGCCGTTCTGCCCGTTCATCCGTGGCTACATCGAGCGACACCCCGGCTACCTCGGCCTGGTGCCCCCGGACCGGCGAGCCCGCTTCGGCCTCCCCGCCGACGGGCCGGGCGGGAGCTCCGGGGAGCCCGACCGGCCGCCTGCGCCGTAG
- a CDS encoding YceI family protein, with product MAEPQEETTMTTTATDFAKLTGTYTIDPAHTRIGFVARHAMVTKVRGAFNEFEGTAVLDGDTPANSTATVTISAASIDTRNAQRDEHLRSNDFLAMESYPEITFVSTAVRQTGDADFEVTGDLTIKGVTNTVTIPFTYEGAATDPFGNVRVGFEGAVTINRKDYGVTWNAALETGGVLVSEKIVLEFEVSAVKNA from the coding sequence ATGGCCGAACCGCAGGAGGAGACCACCATGACGACCACCGCCACCGACTTCGCCAAGCTCACCGGCACCTACACCATCGACCCGGCTCACACCCGCATCGGGTTCGTCGCCCGGCACGCGATGGTGACGAAGGTCCGCGGCGCGTTCAACGAGTTCGAGGGCACCGCCGTGCTCGACGGCGACACCCCGGCCAACTCGACCGCCACGGTGACCATCAGCGCCGCGAGCATCGACACCCGCAACGCCCAGCGTGACGAGCACCTGCGCAGCAACGACTTCCTGGCGATGGAGTCCTACCCGGAGATCACCTTCGTCTCCACCGCCGTCCGCCAGACCGGCGACGCCGACTTCGAGGTGACCGGTGACCTGACCATCAAGGGCGTCACCAACACGGTGACGATCCCCTTCACCTACGAGGGCGCGGCGACCGACCCGTTCGGCAACGTGCGCGTCGGCTTCGAGGGCGCTGTGACGATCAACCGTAAGGACTACGGCGTCACCTGGAACGCCGCGCTCGAGACCGGCGGCGTCCTGGTCAGCGAAAAGATCGTGCTGGAGTTCGAGGTCTCCGCCGTCAAGAACGCCTGA
- the glgB gene encoding 1,4-alpha-glucan branching protein GlgB: protein MNAHLDLERLAGGAHHDPHSILGAHPGPGGVTVRALRPLAEKVQVVTDGQAHDMEHLAHGVFAVTIPGLDKVPDYRLRVTYTGAEPYETGDPYRHWPTLGEVDLHLIGEGRHERLWEVLGARVMRHEDMDGTAFAVWAPNARGVRVMGDFNHWDGTAYPMRSLGRSGVWELFVPGLGEGDRYKFGVLGADGVWRAKADPMARRTETPPATASVIDRSEYGWQDGEWMRRRAERSAAAEPMSTYEVHLGSWRPGLSYRELATELVDYVVDMGFTHVEFMPVAEHPFGGSWGYQVTSYYAPTARFGTPDEFRHLVDRLHGAGIGVVVDWVPAHFPMDDWALARFDGTPLYEHADPARGEHPEWGTYIFDFGRREVRNFLVANALYWLREFHIDGLRVDAVASMLYLDYSRREGEWTPNEYGGRENLDAVEFLKEMNAVAYRDQPGIVTIAEESTAWPGVSRPVHLGGLGFGFKWNMGWMHDTLAYLRHEPIFRQYHHHQMTFSLMYAYSENFVLPLSHDEVVHGKGSLLGKMPGDEWQRFANLRALYAFMWAHPGKQLLFMGGEFGQGSEWSESRGLDWWVLDFDGHKGVQRLVRDLNRIYRETPALWSLDTSPDGFRWIDADDAQGNVFSFLRLAPDGSAVACVANFSGSPHEDYRLGLPAAGPWEEMLNTDAYDYAGSGVGNLGAVEATEEPWHGLPYSARLRVPPLGTVWLRHSGERVEEEPVAEAAAVAAVIGETVDGTATADAPDETAAGGAPDEVVARSAPDGAVARNVTAGDLS, encoded by the coding sequence ATGAACGCGCACTTGGACCTGGAGCGCCTGGCAGGTGGGGCGCACCACGATCCGCACTCGATCCTCGGGGCGCACCCGGGGCCGGGGGGCGTGACCGTCAGGGCGCTGCGGCCACTCGCCGAGAAGGTCCAGGTCGTCACCGACGGCCAGGCCCACGACATGGAGCACCTCGCCCACGGGGTGTTCGCGGTGACGATCCCCGGGCTGGACAAGGTGCCCGACTACCGCCTCCGGGTCACCTACACCGGGGCCGAGCCGTACGAGACGGGCGACCCCTACCGGCACTGGCCCACGCTGGGCGAGGTGGACCTGCACCTGATCGGCGAGGGGCGTCACGAGCGGCTGTGGGAGGTGCTCGGCGCGCGGGTCATGCGGCACGAGGACATGGACGGCACCGCCTTCGCCGTATGGGCGCCGAACGCGCGCGGGGTCCGGGTGATGGGCGACTTCAACCACTGGGACGGCACCGCCTATCCCATGCGCTCACTGGGCAGGTCCGGGGTCTGGGAGCTGTTCGTCCCCGGGCTGGGCGAGGGCGACCGCTACAAGTTCGGCGTCCTCGGCGCCGACGGGGTCTGGCGGGCCAAGGCCGACCCGATGGCCCGGCGCACCGAGACCCCGCCCGCCACCGCGTCGGTGATCGACAGGTCGGAGTACGGCTGGCAGGACGGCGAGTGGATGCGGCGGCGCGCGGAGCGCAGCGCGGCGGCGGAGCCGATGAGCACCTACGAGGTGCACCTGGGCTCGTGGCGGCCGGGGCTGTCCTACCGGGAGCTGGCCACCGAGCTGGTCGACTACGTGGTGGACATGGGGTTCACGCACGTCGAGTTCATGCCGGTGGCCGAGCATCCGTTCGGCGGCTCCTGGGGTTACCAGGTGACGTCCTACTACGCGCCGACGGCCCGGTTCGGCACCCCGGACGAGTTCCGCCACCTGGTGGACCGCCTGCACGGGGCGGGCATCGGGGTGGTGGTCGACTGGGTGCCCGCGCACTTCCCGATGGACGACTGGGCGCTGGCCCGCTTCGACGGGACGCCACTGTACGAGCACGCCGACCCGGCGCGGGGCGAGCACCCCGAATGGGGCACCTACATCTTCGACTTCGGCCGCAGGGAGGTGCGCAACTTCCTGGTCGCCAACGCGCTCTACTGGCTGCGCGAGTTCCACATCGACGGGCTGCGGGTGGACGCGGTCGCCTCGATGCTCTACCTCGACTACTCGCGGCGCGAGGGTGAGTGGACGCCCAACGAGTACGGCGGGCGGGAGAACCTCGACGCGGTGGAGTTCCTCAAGGAGATGAACGCGGTCGCCTACCGGGACCAGCCGGGGATCGTCACCATCGCCGAGGAGTCGACCGCCTGGCCCGGGGTCTCCCGGCCGGTGCACCTGGGCGGGCTCGGCTTCGGGTTCAAGTGGAACATGGGCTGGATGCACGACACCCTCGCCTACCTCAGACACGAGCCGATCTTCCGCCAGTACCACCACCACCAGATGACCTTCTCCCTGATGTACGCCTACTCGGAGAACTTCGTGCTGCCGCTGTCGCACGACGAGGTGGTGCACGGCAAGGGGTCGCTGCTCGGCAAGATGCCCGGGGACGAGTGGCAGCGCTTCGCGAACCTGCGCGCGCTGTACGCCTTCATGTGGGCCCACCCGGGCAAGCAACTGCTGTTCATGGGCGGGGAGTTCGGCCAGGGCTCGGAGTGGTCGGAGTCGCGCGGGCTCGACTGGTGGGTGCTCGACTTCGACGGGCACAAGGGGGTCCAGCGGCTGGTCCGCGACCTCAACCGGATCTACCGGGAGACCCCCGCCCTCTGGAGCCTCGACACCTCCCCCGACGGCTTCCGGTGGATCGACGCCGACGACGCGCAGGGCAACGTCTTCTCCTTCCTGCGGCTGGCCCCGGATGGCTCGGCCGTCGCCTGCGTGGCCAACTTCTCCGGCTCGCCGCATGAGGACTACCGCCTCGGCCTGCCCGCCGCGGGCCCGTGGGAGGAGATGCTCAACACCGACGCGTACGACTACGCGGGCAGTGGGGTGGGCAACCTCGGCGCCGTGGAGGCGACGGAGGAGCCGTGGCACGGCCTGCCGTACTCGGCCCGCCTGCGCGTCCCGCCCCTGGGGACGGTCTGGCTGCGCCACTCCGGCGAGCGCGTCGAGGAGGAGCCCGTCGCGGAGGCCGCGGCCGTGGCGGCGGTGATCGGGGAGACCGTGGACGGGACCGCGACCGCGGACGCCCCGGACGAGACCGCGGCCGGGGGCGCCCCGGACGAGGTCGTGGCCAGGAGCGCCCCGGACGGCGCCGTGGCCAGGAACGTCACCGCGGGAGACCTCAGCTAG
- a CDS encoding pirin family protein, whose amino-acid sequence MTVFPPTPTVDVRRADERSVTDIAWLDSKHSFSFGGHYDAGNTHHGVLLVNNDDIVRPGSGFDTHPHRDMEIVTWVLQGSLVHQDSEGHNGVIYPGLAQRMSAGTGIMHSEKNDSWRLRGDAPHDEPVHFVQMWVVPDEPGIAPGYEQLEIEGELLAGGLVPVASGMAKHDGASAIRIKNRYAALHAARLRPGQSVELPEAPFLHLFVPRGAVTLEGAGALGTGDAVRFTATGGQRVTATEPAEILVWEMHAAIAA is encoded by the coding sequence ATGACCGTGTTCCCGCCGACCCCGACCGTGGACGTCCGCCGCGCCGACGAGCGGTCCGTCACCGACATCGCCTGGCTGGACTCCAAGCACTCCTTCTCGTTCGGAGGCCACTACGACGCGGGCAACACCCATCACGGGGTGCTGCTGGTCAACAACGACGACATCGTGCGCCCCGGCAGCGGGTTCGACACCCACCCGCACCGCGACATGGAGATCGTCACCTGGGTGCTCCAGGGCTCCCTCGTGCACCAGGACTCCGAGGGCCACAACGGCGTCATCTATCCGGGACTGGCCCAGCGCATGAGCGCCGGCACCGGCATCATGCACTCGGAGAAGAACGACTCTTGGCGGCTGCGGGGCGACGCGCCCCACGACGAGCCGGTGCACTTCGTGCAGATGTGGGTGGTGCCGGACGAGCCCGGGATCGCCCCCGGCTACGAGCAGTTGGAGATCGAGGGCGAGCTGCTGGCCGGCGGCCTGGTGCCGGTCGCGTCCGGGATGGCCAAGCATGACGGGGCCTCCGCCATCCGCATCAAGAACCGCTACGCCGCCCTGCACGCCGCCCGCCTGCGGCCTGGCCAGAGCGTCGAGCTTCCCGAAGCGCCGTTCCTGCACCTGTTCGTGCCCCGCGGTGCGGTCACCCTCGAAGGCGCCGGGGCGTTGGGCACCGGTGACGCCGTCCGCTTCACCGCCACCGGCGGCCAGCGGGTCACCGCCACCGAACCCGCCGAGATCCTGGTGTGGGAGATGCACGCGGCCATCGCCGCCTGA
- a CDS encoding MarR family winged helix-turn-helix transcriptional regulator, with protein sequence MNSPRWLDDDEQRAWRAYIRLQGRLTARLNRQLQADSGLSLADYEVLVQLTDVPDGRLRPFELQREIQWEQSRLSHHLSRMQRRGLIDREECPDDGRGAFIVVTDAGRHAITAAAPGHVETVQRLFFEGLTRDQIAALERLSTQVLARLDAVSEDVPRG encoded by the coding sequence ATGAACAGCCCTCGATGGCTCGACGACGACGAGCAGCGCGCCTGGCGGGCCTACATACGGCTCCAGGGGCGGCTGACCGCCCGGCTCAACCGGCAGCTCCAGGCCGATTCCGGCCTGTCCCTGGCCGACTACGAGGTGCTGGTGCAGCTCACCGACGTCCCGGACGGGCGCCTACGCCCCTTTGAGCTCCAGCGGGAAATACAGTGGGAGCAGAGCCGCCTGTCACACCACCTGAGCCGGATGCAACGTCGTGGTCTGATCGACCGCGAGGAGTGCCCCGACGACGGCCGGGGAGCGTTCATCGTGGTCACCGACGCCGGCCGCCACGCCATCACCGCCGCCGCGCCCGGACATGTAGAGACCGTTCAGCGACTGTTCTTCGAGGGGCTCACCCGCGACCAGATCGCCGCGCTGGAGCGGCTGTCGACTCAGGTGCTCGCCCGGCTCGACGCCGTCTCCGAGGACGTCCCCCGAGGGTGA
- a CDS encoding copper amine oxidase yields MTLSLRPALSRSPRLALACAVLLTCGLGPAPAARAAPGPHSAAARSGPVARASAAPAAPAAQPPCSAPYRIDRTLPNGARWQLCWEMRNIEGLVLTKVVYTPRGNSPVSVLRSTALAQIHVPYDSGSPRYHDIGALGDSAIPLQAADCPAGERRLQYVCVTTRARGHAYLKPGYEEPNISAQGQDLVVFAAFQVGWYTYLAEWAFSDDGAITPRVGATGSLAGSTTTPEHGWPIGVGSADFEESHSHNIFWRLDFDIQGESGDVVEQYDFSGSGTAKRSLTRTAFAREGKAVNGRMRWWRVVDRGVRNADGHPVSWELNNSDSAEYRGPAGEAFTRADLYVTDYRSCERLATTNPAPGCAESVDRYVNGETVTDPVLWVNVGFHHVARDEDADPMPTHWQGFRITPRDVTAKNPR; encoded by the coding sequence GTGACCTTGTCCCTGCGTCCGGCCCTCTCCCGGTCCCCGCGCCTGGCCCTCGCCTGCGCCGTGCTGCTCACCTGCGGTCTCGGTCCGGCGCCGGCCGCGCGGGCCGCGCCGGGCCCCCACTCCGCCGCCGCCCGCTCCGGGCCCGTCGCGCGGGCCTCCGCCGCGCCCGCCGCGCCGGCCGCGCAGCCCCCGTGCAGCGCGCCGTACCGGATCGACAGGACCCTGCCGAACGGCGCGCGCTGGCAGCTCTGCTGGGAGATGCGCAACATCGAGGGGCTGGTCCTCACCAAGGTCGTCTACACCCCCAGGGGCAACAGCCCGGTCAGCGTGCTGCGCAGCACCGCGCTGGCCCAGATCCACGTCCCCTACGACAGCGGCAGCCCCCGCTACCACGACATCGGGGCCCTCGGCGACTCCGCCATCCCGTTGCAGGCCGCCGACTGCCCGGCCGGCGAGCGCCGCCTGCAGTACGTCTGCGTGACGACGCGGGCGCGCGGCCACGCCTACCTGAAGCCCGGTTACGAGGAGCCGAACATCTCGGCCCAGGGGCAGGATCTGGTGGTGTTCGCCGCCTTCCAGGTCGGCTGGTACACCTATCTGGCCGAGTGGGCCTTCTCCGACGACGGGGCGATCACCCCCCGCGTGGGCGCGACCGGCTCGCTGGCCGGGTCCACCACCACGCCCGAGCACGGCTGGCCGATCGGCGTGGGCAGCGCGGACTTCGAGGAGAGCCACAGCCACAACATCTTCTGGCGTCTCGACTTCGACATCCAGGGCGAGAGCGGCGACGTCGTCGAGCAGTACGACTTCTCGGGGTCCGGCACAGCCAAGCGGAGTCTCACGCGCACGGCCTTCGCCCGGGAGGGCAAGGCCGTCAACGGCCGGATGCGCTGGTGGCGCGTGGTCGACCGCGGGGTCCGCAACGCCGACGGGCACCCCGTCTCCTGGGAGCTGAACAACTCCGACAGCGCCGAATACCGCGGCCCGGCCGGCGAGGCGTTCACCCGCGCCGACCTCTACGTCACCGACTACCGCTCCTGCGAGCGCCTGGCGACCACCAACCCCGCGCCCGGGTGCGCGGAGTCCGTCGACCGTTACGTCAACGGCGAGACGGTCACCGACCCCGTGCTCTGGGTCAACGTCGGCTTCCACCACGTCGCCCGCGACGAGGACGCCGACCCCATGCCGACCCACTGGCAGGGCTTCCGCATCACCCCCCGCGACGTCACGGCCAAGAACCCCCGTTGA